One Thermotoga sp. genomic window, GAGAATCCTGACAGCATCTTTCTCTCTGTTGAGAATATCCTTCGATCTCAACAGGATCTCTTTCAAAAGATCCTTCATATCATCCCAAACGAAGTCACAGATGTATTCACTGTTTGCAATATGCGAGAGAACCCAGTCCATCCTTGCAGGAATCTTGGCTACGATGTCTCCTATACCTGCCCTCAGAAGGTCGATCGGTGCGTTTCTCAACACTTCGATGTCTATAAGGATCTTTCCTGGTGGTATCGCCTTGAACGTCCTCTTCACACCGTTTACCAGAACGGGCGCCATGGTAGAGGTGTAAGCATCGACAGAAGGAGCCGTGGGAACACACGAGAATCGCTTCCCGGAGAGATACGCAGCGTACCTTGCCATATCGGTGAGACTGCCTGATCCGATCGAGACAATTTCTGGAAAGTCACCGGATTCTTTGATTATCCTTTCCACATTCTTCACGGTGGTAAGGGGTCTTTTTTCTGCGAAAACAAAAGACCGCTCCTCTGGCAGATCTACCAGAGAAGCGGTGTTCAGGTCTGCTATGAAAAATGCCTCTGGGAAGACACATGGTGCTTCTTTTATGGATGCTTCCACAATTTCTATGTTTGGAACAGTATGAGTTCTTCCACAGGTGCACTCGATGGTCTTCCCAAGAATGTCTTTCATTTTCACAACCTCGCCATCAGATCTTT contains:
- a CDS encoding iron-containing alcohol dehydrogenase, which translates into the protein MKDILGKTIECTCGRTHTVPNIEIVEASIKEAPCVFPEAFFIADLNTASLVDLPEERSFVFAEKRPLTTVKNVERIIKESGDFPEIVSIGSGSLTDMARYAAYLSGKRFSCVPTAPSVDAYTSTMAPVLVNGVKRTFKAIPPGKILIDIEVLRNAPIDLLRAGIGDIVAKIPARMDWVLSHIANSEYICDFVWDDMKDLLKEILLRSKDILNREKDAVRILMDAQLVSGINMVIVGNSRPASGAEHMVSHLIEMFHEERGELPPFHGLTVMVGVFASMKAFEVIMEKIELPKMEYPLEERKKELLGLFDERKVKEFLSTYQKKEIPSVDLDLVRNSLRKLYEDYFPLLRRTLEIIEIRSMLNRYGRIFLSKIVRLSNTIRDRFTIFDVLDGMKLLKSFPEWIGW